A genomic window from Silene latifolia isolate original U9 population chromosome Y, ASM4854445v1, whole genome shotgun sequence includes:
- the LOC141627836 gene encoding uncharacterized protein LOC141627836, with protein sequence MLKLLQVTELATGDNFLLSIVYGFNDDVERQDLWTHLRTMKNQYHGPWGVCGDFNNVLNFNEKIGNDVLWADVSDFRDCVHYYGFIEIKGQGAFFTWNNKQTLDTRGFSRINKFLVNVEWMDLYPNSYAHFLSEVLFDHTPIVCYRSISGEKRKGHFKYYNIWSMDPEFKNIVHQSWNCQINGTPMFKLVTKLKNLKKPLRMLNRNGFSDIGKTVAVAKALLEELQLAMHANPTDLGLLAAETDAAESFRQLCKMHHSFLSQKAKADWLSHGDKNSKFFHSQIRARQVHNRVMSIHGLDGCLYSICSEIEEAFLDYYKSLLGSSMPTKPVHVPTVRKGKLLNEEHHSLLLAAVTDTKIKECLFDIGSSKFPGPDGHS encoded by the coding sequence ATGCTCAAGTTATTACAGGTGACTGAACTAGCTACAGGAGATAATTTTTTGCTGTCTATTGTTTATGGCTTTAATGATGATGTGGAGAGGCAGGATCTCTGGACTCATCTGAGGACTATGAAAAATCAATATCATGGTCCTTGGGGAGTCTGTGGGGACTTCAATAATGTGTTAAATTTTAATGAGAAAATTGGCAATGATGTTCTATGGGCTGATGTTTCTGATTTTAGAGACTGTGTTCATTATTATGGCTTCATTGAGATTAAGGGACAGGGTGCTTTCTTcacttggaataacaagcaaACTCTTGATACAAGGGGATTCTCTAGGATTAATAAATTTTTGGTGAATGTTGAGTGGATGGATTTATACCCTAATTCTTATGCACATTTCCTCTCTGAGGTGTTATTTGATCATACTCCTATTGTCTGTTATAGGAGTATCAGTGGGGAGAAAAGAAAGGGTCATTTTAAGTACTATAATATTTGGAGCATGGACCCTGAGTTCAAGAATATTGTGCATCAGTCTTGGAACTGTCAGATAAATGGGACTCCTATGTTTAAATTGGTGACTAAATTGAAAAATCTTAAGAAGCCCCTGAGAATGCTTAATAGAAATGGCTTTTCTGATATTGGAAAAACTGTAGCTGTTGCTAAGGCTCTCTTGGAGGAGCTTCAACTGGCTATGCATGCTAATCCCACTGATTTGGGTCTTCTTGCAGCTGAGACTGATGCAGCTGAGTCTTTTAGGCAACTGTGTAAAATGCACCATAGCTTCTTATCTCAGAAAGCTAAGGCTGACTGGTTGTCTCATGGTGATAAAAATTCCAAGTTTTTTCATTCTCAGATCAGAGCTAGGCAAGTTCATAATAGAGTTATGAGCATTCATGGCTTAGATGGTTGTCTGTATTCCATTTGCTCTGAGATTGAGGAGGCTTTTTTGGACTATTATAAAAGCCTCCTTGGATCTTCCATGCCTACTAAGCCTGTCCATGTCCCTACTGTTAGGAAAGGGAAGCTACTTAATGAGGAACACCACTCTCTGTTGCTTGCTGCTGTGACTGACACTAAAATTAAAGAATGCTTATTTGATATTGGGTCCTCTAAATTTCCAGGACCTGATGGACATAGTTAG